The region TTCAGCCTGAAGGCCGTCGGTTGATCAGACAACTCGGAACTCATCATCAAGCTCTGGTGGTTGTTGGTTCTTGATATATTCCATCCAGACTTCATCGGTCACATTTCCACTCGTTGCAACCCAGTATCCTCTCGCCCACAAATGCTGCCCCCAATACCGCTTCTTCAGCATCCGAAATTCACTCATCAATTTATGCGAACTCTTCCCTTTCAAATATTGCACTGCCTTTGATACGGACATATTTGGCGGTATCCCTATCAACAAATGTACATGATCCCGATTGATGGATCCTGCATAAATCACCATCTCCCGACTCATCGCAATCTCACGTAACAAATCTCGGCATCGGTACCCCACATCCCCTTTTAAGACGGGATAACGGTATTTTGTCGTCCACACGAGATGGTATTTACAGTCCCATACTGTATGCCCACCATTTCTATACTCTTGCATCTTTCAAGCATACCATATCCCGGCCGCCTAAAGGCGTGGGGTTTACGGATCCCCGATGGGGGACTCTAAAAATTCACACCCCATAGCCGCCCAGATCAGCTCAACTCTGTACTCTCCCCCAAGCAACTCTTGCATAAACTTTGGAAATGTTTCCCTTGATCTTATTCTGTGTGTTAGATTTGTATTTGAATATAATTAAAATTCAGGATATAATTTTTTAATTATATTAAAAGGCTATAGATGAAAGAGTGCCCCATCTGCCATGAACCGCTCCAGGCGGTGA is a window of Nitratifractor salsuginis DSM 16511 DNA encoding:
- the tnpA gene encoding IS200/IS605 family transposase encodes the protein MQEYRNGGHTVWDCKYHLVWTTKYRYPVLKGDVGYRCRDLLREIAMSREMVIYAGSINRDHVHLLIGIPPNMSVSKAVQYLKGKSSHKLMSEFRMLKKRYWGQHLWARGYWVATSGNVTDEVWMEYIKNQQPPELDDEFRVV